A stretch of the Parabacteroides timonensis genome encodes the following:
- a CDS encoding YihY/virulence factor BrkB family protein encodes MKKKTDKKTAEKKPLGERINALLTRTIHFVTYDIWRITENEVSGLKEIYINTIKTVILAIRGFNSENLQTKASALTYSTLLAIVPLLAVLLGIAKGFGFQEAVQQELFDYFPRQEQELSEAFKFVERYLAQAQGGVIIGVGLILLFYTVINLISSIEDTFNDIWQIQKSRPWHRKISDYLALFLILPVLMTASSGLSIFMSTLQNSFLSNYVFFTPLVEFFLNIAPFIITIMVFTALYVSLPNTKVKFVNGLVAGILAGSAFQFFQFIYISGQIWVNKYNAIYGSFAALPLLLLWLQLSWLICLFGAELSYASQNVKKFSFERDSKNISRRYKDFLTLLIASLIVKRFVKGERPYTADELSDDYRIPIRVTTEILYLLTELHIIIEVNYENDERVVYYQPAIDVNKISVSYLLTKMDEYGSENFKIDTSCLFTKEWHALLKTREDMIKANNNILLKDL; translated from the coding sequence ATGAAGAAGAAGACGGATAAAAAGACTGCTGAAAAAAAGCCTCTGGGAGAACGGATCAACGCCTTGCTGACACGAACCATTCATTTTGTTACTTACGACATCTGGCGAATTACAGAAAATGAAGTAAGCGGCCTGAAAGAAATATATATAAACACGATCAAGACAGTCATACTGGCCATACGCGGATTCAACAGCGAGAACCTTCAAACGAAAGCATCCGCTCTTACTTACAGTACATTATTGGCTATTGTTCCCTTACTGGCGGTATTATTAGGTATTGCCAAAGGCTTCGGATTCCAAGAAGCAGTACAACAGGAACTCTTCGATTATTTTCCCCGACAAGAACAAGAGTTAAGCGAAGCCTTTAAGTTCGTAGAAAGATATCTGGCACAAGCACAAGGCGGAGTCATTATCGGAGTCGGTCTTATTCTTTTATTCTACACAGTCATTAACCTGATTTCGTCTATAGAAGATACATTCAACGATATCTGGCAAATCCAAAAGTCGCGTCCATGGCACCGGAAAATCTCCGATTACCTGGCTTTATTCCTCATATTACCGGTATTAATGACAGCTTCAAGCGGTTTGTCCATATTTATGTCTACGCTGCAAAACTCATTCTTAAGCAACTATGTATTCTTCACTCCTTTGGTAGAGTTCTTCCTGAATATCGCTCCGTTCATAATCACAATAATGGTATTCACAGCCTTGTATGTTTCCCTCCCCAACACGAAGGTGAAATTTGTAAACGGACTTGTTGCCGGCATACTGGCAGGTTCCGCTTTCCAGTTTTTCCAGTTCATTTATATCAGTGGGCAGATATGGGTTAACAAATACAATGCTATCTATGGTAGCTTCGCTGCTTTACCTTTATTATTATTATGGTTACAGTTATCCTGGTTAATCTGCCTCTTTGGAGCAGAACTATCTTATGCTTCTCAGAATGTAAAGAAATTCAGTTTTGAACGAGATAGTAAAAACATCAGTCGACGATATAAAGACTTCCTAACCTTATTGATCGCTTCTCTGATCGTAAAACGCTTTGTGAAGGGAGAAAGGCCATATACTGCCGATGAACTGTCTGACGATTATCGCATCCCCATCCGGGTAACAACGGAAATACTTTATTTGCTTACCGAACTTCATATTATCATAGAAGTCAACTATGAAAATGACGAACGGGTAGTCTACTATCAACCAGCCATTGATGTAAACAAGATCAGTGTAAGTTACCTGTTGACGAAGATGGATGAATACGGTTCCGAGAACTTTAAGATCGATACCTCCTGCCTGTTCACAAAAGAATGGCATGCCTTGCTCAAAACAAGAGAAGATATGATTAAAGCGAACAATAATATCCTGCTTAAAGACTTATGA